One genomic region from Ptychodera flava strain L36383 chromosome 14, AS_Pfla_20210202, whole genome shotgun sequence encodes:
- the LOC139149917 gene encoding single-strand DNA endonuclease ASTE1-like gives MGIEYLSRFIKEERLMTIYALQNTRVVMDGNGLVKWLFTQERITEYKYGGNYRDFGDVCLQFFDTFRKCNIDPVIVYDGAYEETDTRFAVARKRTIERIRGYSSTLRGKRGSSAMLPGFAYEVFNSVADKLGIPFLCCDYEADGEVVALANAWGCPVIGEDGDFFVYDIRGGYIPRSSVIWRSSRDGAVPAKIYRQDDFCEKYRIHKPLLPVLAVVFGKEKSHELSKAVSRFHGHLEGIQKISETLKWLQKYETLDSAIGDIASIVLDTDSDGDVHGRRDSLVNEMKSFILPYGRPEQSKFREYFEELKRGMNPGELRPPDTELQGLPCWFVELFRRGKIQPSLLNTLSRGTASAHLFIEDNTQPSCNNSSLYIRKAIYAVLLGGGAGHENAVTEVDRKSRDEDVSSRKVQILKSLPNYGELPNLGSITSISPDSKESLLMEILGADRGKLKSLLTGQPHKSDLRLPIAVTIYWLHNSDPKASTDHLRALLLCIVRDKFGFRKLRKIPCTYETRDVNPSSRVSDKFRDICRTCLDSIQSFAQWQSCLQYASYLNAILHEPFPTPDIAELYHGTEIAELYHELTLKEVNENGRVKYMRHCLEAKADACQLFNVLQRVVSSCCGRVQVSLLPEEEPTASEMLALESNQPPSEDKKQYHGDRHGSKFTGTQSYRPEASWQQSSRGQAPNDDFRTRPRHHERTRRRFGVCYSCGGEYPHAVACPARGKTCSNCGKANHFAEVCRSNRSRGQDWRKFDREAGDWRK, from the coding sequence ATGGGTATAGAGTATCTGAGCAGATTCATTAAAGAAGAGCGGTTGATGACTATATATGCGTTGCAGAATACGCGCGTGGTTATGGATGGAAACGGGCTTGTAAAGTGGCTTTTCACCCAGGAAAGAATAACAGAGTACAAGTATGGCGGAAATTACAGGGACTTTGGGGATGTATGTCTGCAATTTTTTGATACCTTCCGGAAGTGTAATATAGACCCGGTCATAGTTTACGATGGTGCCTACGAAGAAACTGACACTCGATTTGCAGTGGCGCGAAAGCGTACCATCGAACGAATCAGAGGCTACTCGTCAACTCTACGTGGCAAACGCGGAAGCTCGGCGATGCTGCCCGGGTTTGCGTACGAGGTGTTCAACAGCGTAGCCGACAAATTAGGTATACCTTTCCTGTGTTGTGACTACGAAGCTGATGGCGAAGTTGTGGCGCTTGCCAATGCGTGGGGTTGTCCCGTCATCGGGGAAGACGGAGATTTCTTTGTGTACGACATACGAGGTGGGTACATACCGAGGTCCAGTGTGATATGGAGAAGCAGCAGAGATGGTGCCGTGCCGGCTAAAATCTACCGCCAGGATGATTTCTGTGAAAAGTACCGAATCCATAAACCGCTGCTTCCGGTCTTAGCCGTCGTATTTGGAAAAGAGAAATCACACGAGTTATCAAAGGCCGTGTCCAGGTTCCACGGTCATCTAGAGGGGATTCAGAAAATTTCAGAGACCCTAAAATGGTTACAAAAATATGAGACTCTAGATTCTGCGATCGGGGACATTGCATCTATCGTACTGGACACGGACAGCGATGGTGACGTACACGGCAGGCGAGACAGCCTGGTGAATGAAATGAAGAGTTTTATTCTTCCCTATGGGCGCCCCGAACAATCCAAGTTCAGGGAGTATTTTGAAGAACTGAAGAGAGGCATGAACCCGGGCGAGTTGAGGCCGCCAGATACAGAATTACAGGGTTTGCCCTGTTGGTTCGTGGAACTCTTCAGGCGGGGAAAGATCCAGCCCTCGCTGTTGAACACTTTATCGCGCGGAACAGCTTCCGCGCACCTGTTCATTGAAGACAACACGCAGCCAAGCTGCAACAACTCGTCACTGTACATCCGAAAAGCGATCTACGCCGTCCTGTTGGGAGGGGGCGCCGGACACGAAAATGCCGTCACCGAAGTCGATCGGAAATCGCGAGATGAAGACGTGTCCAGCAGAAAGGTTCAAATCCTCAAAAGTCTTCCAAATTACGGCGAACTTCCTAATTTGGGATCCATTACATCTATTTCTCCGGACAGTAAAGAGTCGCTGTTGATGGAGATACTCGGAGCAGACAGAGGCAAACTAAAATCGTTGCTAACAGGGCAGCCGCACAAGTCCGACCTCAGATTACCAATCGCCGTGACTATTTACTGGCTTCACAATTCGGACCCAAAAGCTTCCACGGACCATCTGCGAGCTCTTCTCCTATGCATCGTCCGCGACAAGTTCGGTTTTCGGAAATTAAGAAAGATCCCATGCACGTACGAGACAAGGGATGTAAACCCTTCAAGTAGAGTCAGCGATAAATTCCGTGACATCTGTCGAACATGCCTAGATTCAATTCAGTCATTCGCCCAGTGGCAGAGCTGTCTGCAGTACGCTTCTTATTTGAACGCGATTCTACACGAGCCTTTCCCAACACCGGACATTGCAGAGCTATACCATGGGACGGAGATCGCTGAATTATACCACGAGCTCACTCTGAAGGAAGTGAATGAGAATGGGCGAGTGAAGTATATGAGACACTGCTTGGAAGCGAAAGCTGACGCCTGCCAGTTATTCAATGTTCTCCAGCGAGTGGTCAGCAGTTGCTGTGGACGGGTTCAAGTGTCACTTTTGCCCGAAGAAGAACCTACAGCCTCTGAGATGCTAGCCTTGGAGTCAAACCAACCACCAAGTGAAGATAAAAAGCAATACCACGGGGATAGACATGGAAGTAAGTTTACAGGCACGCAGTCTTATCGGCCAGAAGCTTCTTGGCAGCAGTCAAGCAGAGGTCAAGCTCCGAACGACGACTTTCGAACGCGTCCCCGACATCACGAGCGGACCAGGAGAAGGTTTGGAGTTTGCTACTCTTGCGGCGGCGAGTATCCGCACGCTGTTGCATGTCCAGCACGCGGTAAAACCTGCAGTAATTGTGGTAAGGCGAATCATTTCGCGGAGGTTTGCAGGAGCAATCGCAGCCGGGGGCAAGACTGGCGGAAATTTGATAGGGAGGCTGGCGATTGGAGAAAGTGA
- the LOC139149918 gene encoding uncharacterized protein: MEKLNLQRYGLGIKRPVSRMKMATTITSKKFGKQFPKLKSVAGVLLSRSAGSCQSDPTPSRQVAEEQINMKADILIESLAGNVGRDEVIRRLRHHHRDSNQVFYDLSAISDENHDEATNSVQDVMGSTSMASTSTYHGPTSDTAKHTPSAMTPLETLEEWRKTTISGHARPQRYTTSKMPSHHFNKCLAF, from the exons ATGGAGAAGTTGAATTTACAAAGATACGGACTCGGTATAAAAAGGCCCGTTTCACGGATGAAAATGGCGACTACAATCACGtcaaaaaaatttggaaaacaatTTCCAAAGCTGAAATCTGTTGCTGGTGTTTTGCTATCGCGGTCGGCAGGTAGCTGTCAATCGGACCCAACGCCGAGTCGCCAGGTGGCTGAAGAGCAG ATTAACATGAAAGCAGATATTTTAATCGAAAGTTTGGCAGGGAATGTTGGCAGAGATGAAGTAATAAGAAGGCTTAGACATCACCATCGTGATTCCAATCAAGTGTTTTATGATTTGTCAGCTATAAGTG ATGAAAACCACGATGAAGCGacaaattcagttcaagatgtgATGGGTTCTACATCCATGGCATCAACATCAACATACCATGGACCTACAAGTG aCACTGCAAAACACACACCTTCTGCTATGACACCCCTGGAAACACTTGAAGAATGGAGGAAAACAACTATCAGTGGGCATGCTAGACCACAAAGATATACTACATCCAAGATGCCAAGTCACcatttcaacaaatgtttgGCATTTTGA